The Pan paniscus chromosome 23, NHGRI_mPanPan1-v2.0_pri, whole genome shotgun sequence genome includes the window CCTCCCCCTGGAGTCCTTCCCAGGAGGAATAACCCCTTAGGTCATTGACTATAAGATGAATTCGCTCACTGGATCCTTCCTCTCTGATGAGACAGGAAGAAGGTACACAGTGACCGggtaggaggaggagagggagtagAAAGGAGGGATGCGGGTGGCTGGTCCCTGCATTTGCCTGCTTCCCTGCGTGGGTGTCCCACTGGCCGCCTCTGCTCACCAGTGTCATGGGATTCTCTCAGAAGATGAAAACAGCCCCTGCTTTTTTGCTAGAATGGCTGAGCTTTCATGGAAAGGAAGCTGGACCCAAGCAACAGCCGACTACCAAAGGTTGCCTGGAGCAGTGCAGATGTGGGAGGAAGAAGGGCCTTGGTGCACACTGGCTTTTCTTCCTGACTGCAATGTGGCATTGTGCCAGCTACCTCCTCTTTCTGGGCCTCAGGAAAATGGAGAGAAAGCAGCCCTGAAGGTGGCTGTGACGAGGGAAGGGGCAGAGGGCCTGACAACCACGCGCTATATTTTCCTGTTCTTCCTTAGGGCAAGAACTGCATGGCCAGACTCAGGCAAGGCCTAGGTGTGGGCTGGGCATTGCCTACACGTGAAGAGATCACTCCGCGTCCCTACTGCACCTGTCACAAAGTGCCTTCTGATATGCCTGGCAAACCAAAATCGGTGCGCGCCAGCTTGCTTCCCTAGAAGACATTTCTAAATATTCATAACatgcttgctcaaatcaatcaccTTATTTTACATCCGCTCCAGGGAGAAATGAAGACATGGTCCTACGTTGTTCTGTAATTATTTTCTATGTAAATTTTGTTCCTTGTTACAATTATACATGTCTTAGGGGAAAGGACCATTTCACATGTGTCACCTCGTGATTCTCACCACAGCCCTGTGATTGCTcctgttttataaataattacatagtTCCAGTTGATGGCCAAAGCCACAGCTAACGAGAGGCAGAGAGAGCTCAGGCTCCCAGGAGCTTCCACTCTCAGACCTTGCCTCCCGGGCTGTCCTGAGTGAAACCCCTGCTTAGCATTTGGCACAGCCAGAAGCAGCAAGCTAGGGTCACAACACAGAGAGGGGCTGTGTAATACTGGCTGCCTctatgctaagaaaaaaaaaaaaaaaaaatcactgtgtgtttgtttattttggtgcaGACCCAGTGTTCTTGCTTAGACTTAATACTACCCTTCatgttaaaataaaaccaaacaaaaacccatGGCCTTGTTCTTCTTACTCATACGTAAGAATTTGTGCTTCTGGCTGGGGCAAGAGTGATAGAGGAGGGcacagtatttaaaaattagtttctcaAGATGTTCCCCCTTTGGAAAGCTACTCTTAGAAAGAAATGggaagccgggcgtggtggcacacttctgtagtcccagctacttgggaggctgaggcaggaggattgtttgagcccaggagtttgaggctgcagtgaactatgcagtgccactgcactccagcccgggtgacagagtgagaccctgtctcaaaaagaaagaaaaagaaggaaggaaagaaaagtgagAGAGAGCCGAGGGTGATGAGAAAAAATCGTTCTCAGGCTGAGTCCATTAGAGCTGAGCTGGCTGTGCCAACAAAGCATGTCAAGACACTCACCAGCTCCAGGCCACAGCTTCACTGCCTCCCTGAAAAACATGCCAACTGCCTAGAAGGAAAGGGCCAAGGTGTACCCATAATGTTAACACAAACTTATAAAATAATGGCGAATATCACAGTGACATTTAAGAATTTTGTAAGGAAACCAGGACAGAAAAGATCTTAAACCACACAGGAAGCTTGTCACAAGTCtcaagttttttattttcagaacagagtctggttttatttttaaaaagagaaggaaagaagtgaTAAATGCTAGTGAGGTGCCACTTCCCTCCTTCTTCCAGGCTCTAACCGCCAGCTAGCTCTCTTTCACAAAACCCACGGATGCAGAATCAGGACATGTTAAAATGGAACAGTCTTTAGAGAGGGTctagtctttttaaaataagtaaggaTTTGGGGACTAACAGAGAGGAAGCCCCTGACTTGCTGAATTGTTAGGAGCAGGCGGTTCTCGAGATTCTGAGCCCAGGATCCTTTTCTGTGAACCATGCACGTGCTGGCACTGGCCTCAGGAGACAGTGCCCTGCCTTGGCTGTCAGGTCCATGGAGAAATCTCAGGTTTGCCCCTTCACTAGGGATGCCCTAGAAAGCAAGGGCAAAGGAAGCTTTAGGGGTCATCGTGACTGGGGCAGGGGAAGTGAGTGCAAGGACTCAAGAAAAACACAGCAGAGGAAGGGACTGACCCTCTGAGCACACAGTGGTTGACCCACATGTGTAAAAGAGGGTGACTGGGGCTGAACTGGGGGCCTGATGTCTGCCAGAATTGGCCAAGTTGCCATCAGCTTCTTGACATATCCAGGGAAGTGGCAGCTCATTGGAACTTATCAAGCCTCCCACCAAAAACCTAACAGTACAGAGATTTTACAGTCAGGGAGGCCCAGCAGGAGATGGCCATCCAAACAATAGAAGGGGGGCAGATCAGGGGGCCAGCCAGCGGCTGGCCATGGCTCAGACACAATGTCCTTTCACAGTCACTGAGATTAGGTAGCAGAGAAACAGAGCAAAGCTGGAGAGAGGACATGGGAACAGCGAGCAGCTGTTGGTACCCACCCAGGGCCCAGGCCCCAGAACCTTGAGTACAATcaaagggagagaagaggagtcagtgggggcaggggaagaaggcagaaaaaaataccaaTTAAGTGTGAAATCCAGCCAGCTATTGGGCCACATAGGGTGAGGGACTGGAAGCACAGATTGTGCATGGAGTGTAAACATTTTCCCCCGCTGTTCCCTGCTCTGAGAGCATGAGGAGGCTCAAGAGAACTCTGGTCAAGCCTTCTGCCCCTCTTATGTCTGTCTACAAGGGTGTCTTCTGCTCCAAGCCCCCAAAACAGTTGGAAGAGGGGGCTTCAAGCGGGAGGCGGGGGCTTAGCCTGGGTACTGAGTTAACGGCCAGTGACTTGGCACTTCTGACCCTCCCTGTGCACTCTGCAGctgtgccaggccctgccccacacccagcccaggcACCCAAGCCCTCCCTCCGGCCTTCTCTGCTGGGGCTTCACACACCCAGTACAGAGCAGGGAATGTTCTGCAAGTGCAGCCTGGCTGGCTTCTCTCCCAGCCACCTTTACAGGGAGCATCAGGACCAGGGCTTTCAAGAGCCACAAACTCAAAAGAATGTGAGAGCTGAAATTACCTTCAACCTTAGAGATCACTCATCTAACTTCTACTTTTTTAATGTGAGAAAACAGGcccaggaaataaaaaatatgtcacTCAAAGCCAATGAGTGACAGAATCAGAACTAGAATCCACATCTTCTGGTAACTCGTCTAGAGTTTATTACACTACATAAAACTTCCCAAACGTAAGAAGGGAGAAGGGGAAACAAAAATTCTTCAAGTTTCACCCCCACCACATCCTGTTGAGGGTGGAGGGAAGTGAGTATTTCCTGGCCTTGTTAGCTGCTGTCCTCCTGCAcccttaaaatatgtaaaaatacttaTCCTGCCTCAAAGACTGCAAGAGTGACATTCCACACCGACTGTAAGTGCACAGTCCCCGGATGTCTCTTGTCATCACCCTCAATGAGAGGAAGAGGGAAAGTTCTGCAGCCTGCCTTGACCCTAGTGAGACTCTTAACCAGACCAGAGGTGGGAGGTCACCACCTCACTTTCTGATCTACACTTCCTAGAGGAAGGACAGGTGGGGAATGGGGCTTCCTACTCCCTTGGGCCCATGGGAGGCCCAACTTCACATCCAACCAGGAACCCCACCAAAGCTATTACTCTAAGCCCAGATCCGACCCAGTCGGCACCAAACCACAGGAAGGATAAGAGTTCTAGGTGCAGAGGGAGGAACAGAGAGAGGCCAAGCCAATGGCTGATACTCCGCAGACCCTGTAATAACACTGGCACCAAACCCCAGCTGGAGCCAGTGGCCATGGCAAATGCAACTTCTGagtattttgtcttcattttttgcAAGCAGCATCAGTGCATGATGCAACAAAAGTTGAAAGCACGGAGGTAGAAATGCTCACTCACCCAAGAAAGGGTGCAGTTTGGTCCTTAGAGAATGGATCCCCTCCTCTCCCTGAGCTAAGAGAGGAGCAGTATTGAGGAAGATCCTGGGTGAGATTCTCCCTTCAAGGGGAGTACCtgggcagctcccaggggcccagcTCTTCCTGGGAATTCATGGTCACAAATCCAGGCAGAAAAGAGGAGGGTGGTGATTAAGTATGGTGTAGGGGGCAGGGCCTCCCCAGATCTCCTACCCATTGCAAAGGGCCACAGGGTGGACACGAGAAAACAACactacacacacagagacatacactTTGTATCTATCACCTGGAAGAAATCCAATAGACACATCAGTGGAAAGTGGGTTCTGGGTCAATTTCAAGGCATGGGACAATGGCCACTAACCACAGCCTAAAAGAGGCTGGCACTTCTAAGCAAGGGAGAAGGTCCAAGGCCCAGCACCCCTCTCCTCCTAATGGATGGGAATTAGAGTGGAGGTGGGCAAAGCAAGAAGCAGAGGTACCAGCCCCTTGGAGGTCAGGATTGGGGTAGGataggagaagagaggagagggtaAGTGCACCTACCTCCCTCACCGTTAACTGCTGGTCTCCCTCCAAGCCGTCCTCACCCCAGGGGTGCAGAAGGACACCCTGGCCCTTAGCCCTGAAAAGGGTTACCTCTTCCAAATAGACCCTGATCAAATCTAGGTGACAGAAGGTAGAAGACAAGGGGGTTGGGGACTCTCAACCCAAAAACAAGGACCCGTGCCCTTCACCCTCAATTCTGAGAGGCCACAGCCAGGGTGTTGACATAGCCATGAGCACCCCCCTCGTTCTCCGAGATGCAGTGGCCCAGCTGGGAGCCTCCCTGAGGTGGTGGCGGAGGTGGTGGAGGGGCGGAGGGCGGAGCACCGTAGCCCCCTCTGGCCCGACTGGGGGAGGCCCGATTGCCCCGGTCCCAGCAGCCCTCCAGGGCCTCCAGGCCCCGGCAGCCGAGGAAGAAGAGGTTCTTGAGCATGAAGATGGAGAGGGGCTGCTGGTAGCTGACCACCAGGAGGCAGCGCAGCGCCAGCAAGGGCACGTCCACCAGGCAGCCGCCCAGCAGGCGCAGAAGGCGGCTGCAGCTGCCAGGCCCGGAGGCCTGGCCCCAGGATGCAGCCGCTGCGGCCGCGGCGTTGAGCTCGTAGAGCCAGAGCACCGGCGAGGCGAGGGTGAGGAAGTAGACGGCGATAAGCAGGTAGCGCAGGTGCGCGGGCAGCGGCACGCGGCCCTCCAGCATCAGCTCCACCAGCGTGAAGCTGTCGAGCAGGTCCAAGCACGTGCCCAGGAAGCATCCGGCCGCGCGGTGCCGCTGGGGCTGCAGCAGCAGGGGTCCTGCCGATCCCGGGGGCGCGCCCGCCTCGCTGATGGCCCGCACCAAGCTGTAGAGCAGGGGCACCGACAGCGCCATGGTGAGACGGAAGCCCGTGGTGCCGAAGGGCGCGCGTAGCTCGATGAGGTCTAGGATGGACGTGCCCAGGATCAGCACCACCTTGGGAGTGAAGGCGATGGAGTAGATAAGCCAGGCCAGGTAGGCGAAGGCGAACTCGCCCGCTGCCGCGGCCGCCCCCAGGCCGCCCCCCGCGCCGCCGGCGCCCCCGCGGGCTCCGCGTGCCTTGGCCCCAGCGGTAGCGGCCGAGGGGGCGGGCAGATGCAGAGGCGGCGCGGCGTGGTGGTGGTGCAGGTGGTGGTTGTGCGCGCCGCTGGCTGCGCCGCCCCGACGGCCCCGGCTGTTCTTGGCGAAGAAGATGGCccagcccaccaccaccaccaggtcAGTGGCGATCCAGGAGCACCAGTACAGGTCGGTGACGGCGATGAGGTACAGGTCCAGCAGGCCGCCCTGCGCCAGCAGCAGCACCACGGACAGCGCCTGGTAGCCCCAGCGGCACCTGGGACTGGGGGCGCAGCCGCGGCGCCGACCCCTGCGGCCGGGGCGGTCTGGGCAGCCGCAGCAGCAGCAACACGGGCAGCAGGAGGCGCCGCTGCCGGTCCCGGTGCCGCCCGCGCCCCCCGCCGAGCGGCTCCCGGGGCCCCCGACGGCCCCGGCCGCGGCGCCCCCGCCGAAGTCCGCGGCTGTCATGCTGCAGGAGGAGGTGGgcgtggaggtggaggaggaggtggcggcTGAGGAGGAGAAGGCGACAGGCGCGGGGCCGGCGGGGGCGCCCACCTGAGCCGGCGGCCCCAGGAGCGCGGCGTTGGGCACCAGCGGCTTGCTGACGCTGAGGCTCTCGTCGTCGTCCTCGCGCTCGGCGCCCGTGCTGCTGCTCGGGGagccgccgcccccgccgcgTCTGCCGCCGCCTCCCCCGCggctggtgctggtgctggtgctgCTGTCGCCGGAGCCTCTCCGGCCGCGGAAGGAGCCCCCGCGGAGGAAGAGGGGCTGCAGCCGGGCGGCTGCCGGGGGCGGCGGGAAGGAACCGGACGCGGAGGAGACCGAGCGAGGGTGGCCGAGCGCCGGGCGCATTGTCCTCCGAGGGGCTCTGGGGCCGCCCAGCTGTTCCCTCCCCGCCAACCCCGGGCGGGCGAGGCGGGCTAGGCGGCCGAGGGGAGCCGGGGCCCGCCGCCTCCCCAGCAGTGGGGACTCGCACCTGGGCCGGGCGGCGGCGAGATCCGGACTGGAGCCACTGGACTGGGCGAGCCGGGCCGGGCGGCAGGGAGAGGGGGGCAGGCGGTGAACCGAGCGGACCGCGGTGAAGACAGGcgaggcgggggcggggcggggcggggcggggagcgAGTCCCgccgggagggagggaggctggcgGCGGGGAAACCAGGACTGGATTCGAGGGGGAGAGGAAGCAGCGAGACCAGAGGAGGAGAAAGCGCGGCACGCTGGATCAACGGGAAGAGAAGGGGCGGGGGTGCAGTGCGTCACAGTCGGGTCGGGAGCCCTGTGGCCTGGAGGAAGCGGGAGGAGGCGCGGGCAGCCGCCAGGGCGAGGCGACCCGGTGCGGGGGGACTCCCATGGAGCGCGGACTCCTAAGGAAGTCGCTGGGAATCCCACCGGCTGTACCGCAGGGCGTTAGTACCTAGATGGCTTCGGTGCCCCCAAGCGATGGGCTCAAGCTACAGGGCGGGCTTTGCACCTGGCCTTCTCAGCTCTGAGGCAGGCAGTGGGCAGCTTCGCCTCCACCCTCCGTCCAGCGCCCTTCCCATGGGGCCATCCGCCTCTCCCTAAGGCACTAAAAACCAGTGGAGGAGTCAGGCCATGTTGGCAAAAAGGGCTCGGGCAGCAGCCCCAGACCTATAGTCCTAAATATCCATGTACCCAGCCCTGGGGTCACGAGCCATCTCAGGGACGACCCGATTCCAGCGGATGGAGAAGTTCCCTGAAAACACCTGCCTGGGAGGAGAGACGAGGGAACGGGATTGGGCAAGTGGCATCCGCCCAGCGGGCTTCTCAAAGGTTTTTAAAGCAGAATGGGACGTAATAGGAAGATGTGTCTAGCAGAGAGTAAAATAAAGGGGCATTTAGAGGTGTGGGCACCTGGATGAAAACAAAGGCTCCAAAGGGATGATGGTGAGGGTTACAGCCCACCACAGTAGACAGAGACACCAAGGAAGGAATGCAGTCAGTGGCCCTGCGTAGACAGGCTCAGGAGAGAGCACACCAGCTCACCCCAGGACTCATCCAAGGCTGGGGATGGATGTCGATGCAGCAACTCTGGAAGGCAGAAGGTAGAGTGCTGCCTTTAGGGGTTTAAGGGAGAAGGAAATGACTAGAGCAGTTGGGGCTCAAAAACAATCTGAGGTTCACCAATAATGGAAACATCCCATTCCCAGCCCCATGAAAACAAGGCAGAAAGCTTGCCTGCCCTATTGGCCTCCGCACCCTTGTGGGGCCTGTGGGCTCCCTGATTTCATGACCTTTGAAGCTGCGGCTGCGGGCTCATCTCCCCTAGGTAACAGCTTGCAGCGTGATAACACCATGCAGTGTGAGGGAGCTGTATGCAGTGGAGCCGCAGGGGTTAGTCAGGCCTCGCCCCTAAATCTGCCTCTTAAATAAGAGTCAGTTTCAGCCAAACCTGCATTTTCCAGTTCCGTGGAGGTCAGTCTGCACAGCCAATCCCTGGTAAATATACAATTTGGAACCTgcaccatccccacctcccccacacacaccaccttTGGaaagctggcatggtggtgaggGCAGGAGCTCTGGGGCCGCCATCCCACCTGTGCCACTTAACACCTTTGTGGTCTTAGCCTGAATATTTCACCTCAGAATGTTGATCTGTAAAAAGGACCCCAccccagccgggcacggtggctcacgcctgtaatcccagcactttgggaggccgaggcgggcggatcacctgaggtcgggagtttgagaccagcctggccaacatggagaaaccccatctccactaaaaatacaaaactagccgggcatggtgataatcccagcaatttgggaggcagaggcgggcagatcacctgaggtcaggagtttgagaccagcctggccaacacagtgaaactccgcctctactaataatacgaaaattagccaggggtggtggcacgcacctgtaatcccagctactcgggaggctgaggcaggagaatcgcttgaacccgggaggcagaggttgcagtgagccaagattgtgccattgcactcctgcctgggcaacaagaataaaactccatctcaaaaaaaaaaaaaaaaggacctcaCTCCTACCTTAAGGGATTGTTGTGAGTATGAAGAGAGATCATGTGTGTAATCTCTCTTCGATGACAGAGCCAGTCCCTGGCTCAGAGTCCATGCTCAGTTAAAGGTCTCTGTGTTATCATCATTCCATTAGcccatgccttagcctcccagggaACATCGACTCATAGCAGGGGCCACCAATGGCTGTTTTCTGCCTGGACTCTTGAGTTCTGCTCCCCAGTAGCGTTGCACTTTGGTAAGTGCCCAGGAACAAAGCTGCCATGGTTAGGAGCACTGATTCTTGGAGCCGGTCTTCTCAGGCTCACAGTGTGAGACATTCAGGGTGCCAGTTGGGGCCAGGGTCCACCCATGTGGGGCagggtgaggtcaggagttcaagaccagcctgatcaatatggtgttTCACCAATACTCCGTCTGGGgggaaagcaaacaaacaaacacttcaGTCCTACCTGAGgtgctcaaaaacaaacaaacaaacaaaaaacctggccGGGCacatttgagatcagcctgggcaagatagcaagacctcatctctaaaaataattttttttttcaagacagaatcttgctctatcccccaggctgtagtgcagtggtgcgatctcggctcactgcaacctccgcctcccgggttcaagcgattctcatgcctcagcctcccaagtagctgggattacaggcgcccgccaccacacccggctcatttttgtatttttagtagagacagggtttctccatgttggtcaggctggtcccgaactcccgacctcaggtgatctgcacgcctcagcctcccaaagtgctgggattacaggcatgagccaccacacctggccataaaaatatttttttttttaagtagccagacgtggtggcatgtgcctgtgactCCTAGCCAcccaggaggctaaagtgggagggtcatttgaggccaggagttcgaagttacaatgagctatgatcatgccactgtactccagcttgggtgacagagcaagaccctgtctcaaagaaaagaaaagaaacctttaaATTTCAAGTATATAGTAGTCCTCCCTTTATCCATGAGGGTTCATTCCAAGacctccagtggatgcctgaaactgaagatatacatatactatgtttattttcctatacatacctatgataaagtttaatttataaattaggtaccATAAGAGATTAAGAATAGTAACTaataatagaacaattataacaatatattataataaaagtgTATGTGAATGTGGTGCCTCTCtatctcaaaatatcttaatattttcagacagTGCTTTACCATGGAACTGAAACCATGAAAAGTGAAACTGCAAATAGGAGAGACTGCTGTATAGTCACTGAAAAATTAATGGATGAGCTCAACAGCAAATTAGACACAACTGAAGTGAGTAAATTTAACAATATATATGAAGACATTCTCTAGAATGTAGTACAGAGAGCTAGAGACTGAAAATATCTAGGAGACAAGAGACATGAGAGATAGATTGGAATATCCAAAATATGTCTAACAGAAGCTCCAGAAGGAGAATATAAAAGAATAAGGGAAAGACAATACAGAAATTTgaactgagaattttccaaaattggtGAAAGAACTTCTCCAACCCACAGATTTAGGAATTGCAATGAATCCTAAACaggatgaataaaaataaacatgctcCGAGATGTTTTCAAGTAAAATTGTAGAACTCTAGACAAGAAAAAGATCTTAAGAGAAatcaaacagtaaaaaaaaaattacttacaaCAAACAACAATTAGATTAATggcagacttctcatcagaaataacAGAAGTCAGAATGCAGTGGATGGTAGAAATAAAGCTAAATAATCAGTAATCACAATAGATGTCATATTAAACAACACATAatcagatggatttttttttaaatgtccagttATAGGCTTTTATAAGAAATATCccatggcctggcatggtggttcatgcctgtaatcctagcactttgggagactgaggcagaaggaaccCTCGagcccagactgggcaacaaaatgagatgccatttctaccaaaaaacaaaaaaaatcattttttttttttgagggacgcgggttttgtttttgtttttgtttttttttaatggagtttcactctcgttgcccaggctggagtgcaatggtgagatctcagctcaccacaaccttctcctcccaggttcaagcgattcttctgcctcagcctcccgagtagctgggattacaggcatgcgccaacacacccagctaattttgtaattttagtagagatggggtttctccatgttggtcaggctgatctcgaactcctgacctcaggtgatcctcccacctcggcctcccaaagtgctgggattacaggcgtgagccaccatgcccggccttcaaaAAAtcgtttttaattagccaggtgtagtgatacatgcctgtagtcccagctagtcagaaggctgaagtgggaggatcccttgagcccaggagttggagattgcagtgagctatgatcactccattgcaccccagcctgggtgacagagcaagaccctgtctcaaaaataaataaataaaagaaaaagagaaacatccctaaaatataaagacaaacaaagtaaaaaagggctgaagaaaaaatacacaaatataatttAATGCATGTATATAATTAAACTAGGCAAATATCAACTTTAAAAAGTGGGTTTGGCAATAttaataccaaaaaaataaaCTGTATGACAAAGAATATTCTTAGGGATAAAGAAGTTCACTATGTAATGATAGAAGACAGTACACCATAGTAGTGAAGGGCACATACTCTATAGCCAGACTACCTGGATTCAAACCCTGACTCCaccatttagttttattttatttttatttatttatttttattttttggagatggagcctcactttgtcacccaggctcgagtgcagtggcacgatctcagctcactgcaacctcttcctcccaggttcaagcaattctcctgtctcagcctcccaagtagctgggattataggcacccgtcaccacacccagctaatttttttttgtatttttagtagagacagagtttcaccatgttggccaggctgttcttgcactcctgacctcaggtgatctgcccacctcggcctcccaaagtgcggggattacaggcatgagccaccgcgcctggctgactcCACCATTTAGAAGCtgagtgaccttaggcaaattacttaatctctctttcCTTGATTTTCCCactagaaaatggggaaaataatagtaCCCACTTCACAGAGTTGTTATGAGGAGTAAATGAATTAATAGATAGAAAGTGCTCAGCACAAAGTGCTATATACATATTTGCTGCTGTAAAAGGACCAAGTTCCAGAAAGACCATAGTTCtgaatgtgtgtgtattcaataacattgccctaaaa containing:
- the TMEM121B gene encoding transmembrane protein 121B isoform X1; translation: MRPALGHPRSVSSASGSFPPPPAAARLQPLFLRGGSFRGRRGSGDSSTSTSTSRGGGGGRRGGGGGSPSSSTGAEREDDDESLSVSKPLVPNAALLGPPAQVGAPAGPAPVAFSSSAATSSSTSTPTSSCSMTAADFGGGAAAGAVGGPGSRSAGGAGGTGTGSGASCCPCCCCCGCPDRPGRRGRRRGCAPSPRCRWGYQALSVVLLLAQGGLLDLYLIAVTDLYWCSWIATDLVVVVGWAIFFAKNSRGRRGGAASGAHNHHLHHHHAAPPLHLPAPSAATAGAKARGARGGAGGAGGGLGAAAAAGEFAFAYLAWLIYSIAFTPKVVLILGTSILDLIELRAPFGTTGFRLTMALSVPLLYSLVRAISEAGAPPGSAGPLLLQPQRHRAAGCFLGTCLDLLDSFTLVELMLEGRVPLPAHLRYLLIAVYFLTLASPVLWLYELNAAAAAAASWGQASGPGSCSRLLRLLGGCLVDVPLLALRCLLVVSYQQPLSIFMLKNLFFLGCRGLEALEGCWDRGNRASPSRARGGYGAPPSAPPPPPPPPQGGSQLGHCISENEGGAHGYVNTLAVASQN
- the TMEM121B gene encoding transmembrane protein 121B isoform X2, encoding MALSVPLLYSLVRAISEAGAPPGSAGPLLLQPQRHRAAGCFLGTCLDLLDSFTLVELMLEGRVPLPAHLRYLLIAVYFLTLASPVLWLYELNAAAAAAASWGQASGPGSCSRLLRLLGGCLVDVPLLALRCLLVVSYQQPLSIFMLKNLFFLGCRGLEALEGCWDRGNRASPSRARGGYGAPPSAPPPPPPPPQGGSQLGHCISENEGGAHGYVNTLAVASQN